The nucleotide window GTATGGGGATTCCTTATCCCATTTATCCCCTTCATCCCTTAAGCTTTAATCTCCAAATTTGTTATAAATCCTGAGAGTTGTACACGCCTCAATGAAATCAAAGTCCGCATCCTTGTGAAGCAGCATCAACCCGTTTTCAATACAGACCGCGGCGATAATACAGTCCACCGTTTTCCTGACTGTTTTTCCTTTTTTCCTGCAATCCCGGTAGAGTTGAGCTGCCATGATATATGTTTCGATACCTCGCGGCACGTATATCGGAAACTCGAGAAGATAATCTTTGGCGCTCTTAAAATCCCTGTCGTTCTTTATCCCCTGAAGAATTTCCGTGAGGATGATATCTGTAATGGAGATATCCGCATCTTCTTTTATGAGGTTGTGTAATATCCGGCGATGAGG belongs to bacterium and includes:
- a CDS encoding PIN domain nuclease, which produces MILVDTSVWVDFLKGANSPHRRILHNLIKEDADISITDIILTEILQGIKNDRDFKSAKDYLLEFPIYVPRGIETYIMAAQLYRDCRKKGKTVRKTVDCIIAAVCIENGLMLLHKDADFDFIEACTTLRIYNKFGD